In one window of Cellulophaga sp. HaHa_2_95 DNA:
- a CDS encoding Lrp/AsnC family transcriptional regulator → MKLDEIDAKLLSLLQANSKRTTKEYANSLNLSVTAVYERIKRLEKNGAIDKYVALVNKKKVNKEFTVLCHVKLAQHTKDFVTLFEKEVVKLKEVVECYHISGDYDYILKVHVTDMEEYRNFMVSKLTAISHIGSTQSSFVITEVKHTTAITI, encoded by the coding sequence ATGAAATTAGATGAAATTGATGCGAAGCTGTTGAGCTTACTTCAGGCCAATAGTAAAAGAACCACTAAAGAGTATGCGAACAGCTTAAACTTATCTGTGACAGCGGTTTATGAAAGAATTAAGCGCTTAGAGAAAAACGGAGCGATTGATAAATATGTAGCCTTAGTCAACAAGAAAAAAGTAAACAAAGAGTTTACGGTGTTGTGTCATGTAAAATTAGCACAGCATACCAAAGACTTTGTTACCCTATTTGAAAAGGAGGTGGTAAAATTAAAAGAGGTAGTAGAGTGCTATCATATTAGCGGCGACTATGATTATATTTTAAAGGTTCATGTGACGGATATGGAGGAGTACAGAAATTTTATGGTTTCAAAACTTACAGCCATTAGTCACATAGGAAGTACGCAAAGTTCATTTGTGATTACAGAAGTTAAGCATACCACAGCAATTACCATTTAG
- a CDS encoding diacylglycerol kinase: MPKKESFLVNRIKSVGFALRGAVLLIRTEASIKIQVFIAIVMTIAGFYFEITKTEWILQIFAIALVLGVEGMNTAVEKISDYIQPEFDKKIGFIKDIAAGAVMLVSIASTIIGMIIYLPKIF; this comes from the coding sequence ATGCCTAAAAAAGAATCTTTTTTAGTAAATAGAATCAAGAGTGTCGGCTTCGCTTTGCGTGGAGCCGTTCTTTTAATTCGGACCGAAGCAAGTATAAAAATTCAGGTTTTTATTGCTATTGTTATGACCATTGCTGGTTTCTATTTTGAGATCACCAAAACAGAGTGGATTTTACAAATATTCGCTATTGCATTAGTTCTTGGCGTAGAAGGAATGAATACTGCTGTAGAAAAAATATCGGACTACATACAACCAGAATTTGATAAAAAAATTGGTTTTATAAAAGATATTGCTGCAGGCGCCGTAATGCTTGTATCTATTGCATCTACGATAATTGGAATGATTATATACCTCCCAAAGATTTTTTAG
- a CDS encoding PLP-dependent aspartate aminotransferase family protein → MDHKAADNLQDLQFFGEFGGVNPSISDSSTYTFMAAKTMFDTFEGNTEGCYLYSRHSTPSNLYLGEALATLEGTETANVYASGMGAITSVILQMCDAGDHIVSSRTIYGGTYAFMKNFLKKFAINTSFVDTTNLAAVAQAITPNTKMIYCEAVSNPLLEVADIAALSKLAKKHNLPLVVDNTFSPLAISPGKLGADVIIHSLTKFINGTSDCVAGVVCGTVDFCASLKDVNSGAAMLLGSTLDSLRSSSILKNMRTLPIRMKKHAENAQYLAEKFEADGWAVSYPGLASHPGHETMTRQMNKDFGYGGLLTLNVGSLDNANNLMELMQKKNLGYLAVSLGFYKTLFSAPGTSTSSEIPMEEQKEMGLGEGLIRFSIGLDDDIARTYKIMKACMQELNILSTEKVSA, encoded by the coding sequence ATGGATCACAAAGCAGCAGATAACTTACAGGATTTACAATTTTTTGGAGAATTTGGAGGAGTAAACCCTTCCATATCAGACTCTTCTACCTATACCTTTATGGCTGCCAAAACCATGTTTGATACCTTTGAAGGAAATACTGAAGGGTGTTACCTCTATAGTAGACACTCCACTCCTTCTAACCTATATTTAGGAGAAGCACTAGCCACCCTAGAAGGTACCGAAACTGCGAATGTATACGCCAGCGGTATGGGAGCCATTACCTCCGTGATTTTACAAATGTGTGATGCCGGTGATCATATTGTAAGTAGTAGAACTATCTATGGAGGTACGTATGCTTTTATGAAAAACTTCCTTAAAAAATTCGCGATCAATACCTCTTTTGTAGACACTACAAACCTAGCCGCTGTAGCACAAGCAATCACCCCGAATACAAAAATGATTTACTGCGAGGCAGTGAGTAATCCGCTTTTAGAAGTAGCCGACATCGCCGCATTATCAAAATTGGCAAAAAAACATAATTTACCCCTTGTGGTAGATAATACATTTTCTCCTTTAGCTATTAGCCCTGGAAAATTAGGTGCCGATGTAATCATACATAGCTTAACCAAATTTATAAATGGCACAAGTGATTGCGTTGCAGGCGTCGTATGTGGTACCGTAGATTTTTGTGCTAGCTTAAAAGATGTGAACAGTGGCGCCGCTATGTTACTAGGAAGCACTTTAGACAGCTTACGTTCTTCTTCAATTTTAAAAAACATGCGCACCTTACCTATTAGAATGAAAAAGCATGCTGAGAATGCACAGTATTTAGCGGAGAAATTTGAAGCAGACGGATGGGCTGTTTCTTACCCAGGTTTAGCTTCTCATCCTGGTCATGAAACCATGACGAGACAAATGAATAAAGATTTTGGCTATGGTGGTTTACTTACCTTAAATGTAGGGAGTTTAGACAACGCCAATAATTTGATGGAATTAATGCAAAAAAAGAATTTGGGGTATTTAGCCGTTAGTCTAGGCTTTTACAAAACGCTCTTTAGTGCACCAGGAACGTCTACCTCTTCTGAAATCCCTATGGAGGAACAGAAAGAAATGGGACTTGGCGAAGGTTTAATTCGGTTTTCTATTGGATTGGATGATGATATAGCCCGCACCTATAAAATTATGAAAGCGTGCATGCAAGAGTTAAATATTCTAAGCACAGAAAAGGTAAGCGCATAA
- the nhaC gene encoding Na+/H+ antiporter NhaC, translating to MQNQSLNPSGPENEHIVENKELSIWEALIPVFILVGMLAYNVFVFGDDALSGSNQFILLLGGAVAAIVGFFNKVSYEQMMAEVAENLKSTSGALLILLMVGALSGTWLVSGIIPSMIYYGLQVLNPTIFLAACVIICSVISVATGSSWTTSATVGIALIGIGNTLGIPLGMTAGAILSGAYFGDKMSPLSDTTNLAPAMAGGELFTHIKYMFYTTIPTISVTLIVFIILGFNIDTTGTADTQSILNSIDDTFNITGWLFIVPLVVIALILKKAPPLLALLVGTLLGGVFAILFQPEIVMNITGAASLTFESAYKGILNAITVKTAIATENAALSDLFASKGMAGMLGTIWLIICAMVFGGIMDGIGALARISRSLLSLAQSTFSLFASTVASCIALNVTASDQYLALVVPGKMFAKAYKDKGLAPENLSRTLEDSGTVTSVLIPWNTCGAYHSSVLGVPVVDYLVFAIFNWLSPIMTLIFAGLNIKIKRLVQGEKKETATV from the coding sequence ATGCAAAATCAAAGCTTAAATCCTTCGGGACCTGAAAATGAACACATTGTAGAAAATAAAGAGCTGAGCATTTGGGAAGCTTTAATTCCAGTATTCATTTTAGTAGGCATGTTGGCGTACAACGTATTTGTTTTTGGTGATGATGCATTAAGTGGATCTAACCAATTTATATTATTATTAGGTGGCGCTGTCGCCGCTATTGTAGGTTTCTTTAATAAAGTAAGCTACGAGCAAATGATGGCGGAAGTTGCAGAAAATTTAAAATCGACCTCCGGAGCTTTACTTATTTTACTAATGGTAGGTGCCCTTTCGGGAACCTGGTTGGTAAGTGGTATAATTCCGTCTATGATTTATTATGGACTTCAAGTATTAAATCCAACAATATTTTTGGCTGCATGTGTCATTATTTGTTCGGTAATCTCGGTAGCTACAGGAAGCTCATGGACTACCTCTGCAACCGTAGGTATTGCCTTAATTGGTATTGGTAATACTTTAGGAATTCCTTTAGGGATGACGGCAGGAGCTATTTTATCTGGCGCCTACTTTGGAGATAAGATGTCGCCATTGAGTGATACCACAAACTTAGCACCAGCTATGGCAGGAGGAGAATTGTTTACGCATATTAAATATATGTTCTACACCACCATTCCAACCATATCGGTAACCTTAATTGTTTTTATAATTTTAGGTTTTAATATTGATACTACTGGTACTGCTGATACACAATCTATTCTAAATTCTATTGATGATACCTTTAATATTACGGGATGGTTATTTATTGTTCCATTGGTTGTAATTGCCTTAATATTAAAGAAAGCTCCTCCCCTTTTAGCCTTATTAGTAGGTACTTTATTGGGTGGTGTTTTTGCGATACTATTTCAACCAGAAATAGTAATGAACATCACGGGTGCAGCCTCGCTCACCTTTGAGTCTGCATATAAAGGAATTTTAAACGCAATTACCGTGAAGACGGCTATTGCTACCGAAAATGCTGCCTTGAGTGATTTATTCGCTTCCAAAGGAATGGCGGGCATGTTAGGTACTATCTGGTTAATTATTTGTGCCATGGTTTTTGGTGGTATTATGGATGGTATTGGTGCGCTTGCTAGAATAAGTAGATCTTTATTAAGCCTAGCCCAATCTACCTTTAGCTTATTTGCGAGTACTGTAGCTAGTTGTATTGCCTTAAATGTAACGGCATCTGATCAATATTTAGCCTTAGTAGTTCCGGGAAAAATGTTTGCTAAAGCTTATAAAGACAAAGGCTTGGCTCCCGAAAACTTAAGTAGAACTCTGGAAGATTCAGGAACGGTGACGTCTGTATTAATTCCTTGGAATACCTGTGGTGCTTACCACAGTAGCGTTCTTGGAGTTCCTGTGGTAGATTATCTGGTATTCGCCATATTCAATTGGCTAAGCCCTATAATGACCTTAATATTCGCAGGATTAAACATTAAAATCAAGCGTCTGGTTCAAGGAGAGAAAAAAGAAACTGCAACCGTTTAA
- a CDS encoding outer membrane lipoprotein carrier protein LolA, whose protein sequence is MKKIIVLVALFTSALSMAQSSAKAKTLLDDVYNKVKSYDNIYVDFKYALNNKEANINQETRGDVTMKGDKYLFNYLGSQQLFDGSKVYTIVPENEEVTIEAKSTEENTITPSKMLTFYKKGHNYEMDILQTIQGRKIQFVKLTPIDTNSEIKSILLGIDAETKHIYKLIETGKNGTKTTITVNSFKTNQTLSKTLFTFDEAKYKKEGYYIIRN, encoded by the coding sequence ATGAAAAAGATTATTGTTTTAGTAGCACTTTTCACCTCTGCCCTATCTATGGCGCAATCTTCCGCAAAAGCAAAAACATTGTTGGATGATGTTTACAACAAGGTAAAAAGTTATGACAATATTTACGTAGATTTTAAATATGCTTTAAATAATAAAGAAGCAAATATCAACCAAGAAACTCGCGGTGATGTTACGATGAAGGGCGATAAGTATTTATTTAACTACTTAGGCTCACAGCAGTTATTTGATGGTAGTAAAGTGTATACTATTGTTCCAGAAAACGAAGAAGTAACTATTGAAGCGAAATCTACGGAAGAAAATACCATCACTCCTTCTAAAATGTTGACTTTTTACAAAAAAGGACATAATTATGAAATGGATATTCTTCAAACTATTCAAGGTAGAAAAATTCAATTTGTAAAATTAACACCTATAGATACCAATTCTGAGATTAAATCTATCCTTTTAGGGATTGATGCAGAAACAAAACACATCTATAAATTGATTGAAACAGGCAAAAACGGAACTAAAACAACCATCACTGTTAATTCTTTTAAAACAAATCAGACTTTATCAAAAACCTTATTTACATTTGATGAAGCTAAGTACAAAAAAGAAGGCTATTATATCATAAGGAATTAA
- a CDS encoding peroxiredoxin gives MSIVGKKFPSLNVNAMNDLGDTFKINVLEEAQRNNKKVVLFWYPKDFTFVCPTELHAFQAALGEFEKRNTIVIGASCDTPEVHFAWLSTAKDNGGIEGVTYPILADSNRNLASTLGILDITNEEYNDETGVVTVEGDNVTYRATYLIDEEGTVFHEGVNHMPVGRNVNEFLRLIDAYAHVQKNGEVCPANWEEGKDAMQANAKGTKEYLASHVN, from the coding sequence ATGTCAATAGTAGGTAAAAAGTTTCCAAGTTTAAACGTAAACGCAATGAATGATCTAGGAGATACTTTTAAGATTAACGTTTTAGAAGAAGCTCAAAGGAATAATAAAAAAGTTGTTCTTTTCTGGTATCCTAAAGATTTTACTTTTGTTTGCCCTACAGAATTGCATGCTTTTCAAGCTGCATTAGGCGAATTTGAAAAAAGAAATACGATAGTTATTGGTGCTTCTTGTGATACTCCTGAGGTTCATTTTGCATGGTTAAGTACAGCAAAAGATAATGGAGGAATAGAAGGGGTAACGTATCCTATCTTAGCAGACAGCAATAGAAATTTAGCGTCTACTTTGGGAATCTTAGATATTACGAACGAAGAGTACAATGACGAGACTGGAGTTGTTACTGTAGAAGGTGATAATGTAACGTACAGAGCTACGTACTTAATAGATGAAGAAGGTACTGTATTTCATGAAGGGGTTAATCATATGCCAGTAGGTAGAAACGTAAATGAATTTTTACGTTTGATTGATGCATACGCTCACGTACAGAAAAACGGCGAAGTTTGTCCTGCAAACTGGGAAGAAGGTAAAGATGCTATGCAAGCTAACGCTAAAGGAACTAAAGAATATTTAGCAAGTCACGTTAACTAA
- a CDS encoding DNA translocase FtsK produces MAKKSKSSKSTAPKKKASLKLSKQNKIILGSLIMLFSVALFFAFISFFFTWQDDQSLLSEFSNRNQEAKNLLNKFGASISHLFVYKGFGIAALIFTFLFFISGLRLFLSLTKTGLLRKWIWGLVFIIWISLSLGFFAEKRPLLGGLVGYEMNDFMQDYVGKLGVVLLLIFGLVVILVRLFKLTPDHISEYYKNKKSAISKEFNEKDAAETYSEEEIEALIQKEEKQKVVDTYTHKKDIPVMETKKETKTETKTIIDKDFEVTIPVEEDVVEEELPMEVEKIVEEGEETDNLASKLVEDYGEFDPTLELGNYKFPTIDLLDQHGVTGGITINQEELEENKNKIVETLKNYKIGIAQIKATIGPTVTLYEIVPEAGVRISKIKNLEDDIALSLAALGIRIIAPIPGKGTIGIEVPNKNATIVSMRSVITSSKFQKAEMQLPIAFGKTISNETFVVDLAKMPHLLMAGATGQGKSVGLNAVLTSLLYKKHPAEVKFVLIDPKKVELTLFNKIERHYLAKLPDSEDAIITDNTKVIHTLNSLCIEMDNRYELLKMALVRNIKEYNVKFKARKLNPNDGHMFLPYIVLVIDEFADLIMTAGKEVETPIARLAQLARAIGIHLIIATQRPSVNVITGIIKANFPARIAFRVTSKIDSRTILDAQGADQLIGRGDMLYTQGNDVTRIQCAFVDTPEVAKIVEFIGSQRAYPDAHLLPEYVGEDSGTSLDNNITDRDALFREAAEVIVIAQQGSASLIQRKLKLGYNRAGRIIDQLEAAGIVGPFEGSKARQVYVTDMAALEVIFNNEKK; encoded by the coding sequence ATGGCAAAAAAGTCAAAAAGTTCAAAATCAACGGCTCCTAAAAAAAAGGCGTCTTTAAAATTATCAAAACAAAATAAAATTATATTAGGAAGCTTAATTATGCTTTTTAGTGTAGCACTTTTTTTTGCTTTCATATCGTTCTTTTTTACCTGGCAGGACGACCAAAGTTTACTTTCCGAATTTTCTAATCGGAATCAAGAAGCAAAAAATCTTCTCAATAAATTTGGGGCGTCTATAAGTCACCTTTTCGTCTATAAAGGTTTCGGTATTGCTGCTTTAATATTCACTTTTCTTTTCTTTATTAGTGGCTTAAGACTCTTTTTAAGTCTTACCAAAACAGGACTCCTAAGAAAATGGATTTGGGGATTGGTCTTTATCATATGGATCTCACTAAGCTTAGGCTTCTTTGCTGAGAAAAGACCGCTATTAGGTGGATTAGTAGGTTATGAGATGAATGATTTTATGCAGGATTATGTCGGAAAACTAGGCGTAGTCTTACTATTAATTTTTGGTCTTGTGGTAATCTTAGTGCGTTTATTTAAGTTAACTCCAGATCATATTTCTGAATACTATAAGAATAAGAAAAGCGCTATTTCTAAAGAGTTTAATGAAAAAGATGCGGCAGAAACCTATTCTGAAGAAGAAATAGAAGCACTTATTCAAAAAGAAGAAAAGCAAAAAGTGGTAGATACCTACACCCACAAAAAAGATATTCCAGTAATGGAAACCAAGAAAGAAACTAAGACGGAAACCAAGACCATTATAGATAAGGATTTTGAGGTTACCATTCCTGTTGAAGAAGATGTTGTGGAAGAAGAACTTCCTATGGAGGTAGAAAAAATAGTAGAAGAAGGAGAAGAAACCGATAATCTAGCCAGTAAATTGGTGGAAGATTATGGCGAATTTGATCCTACGCTAGAATTAGGGAATTATAAGTTCCCTACGATAGATTTATTAGACCAACACGGAGTAACGGGTGGTATTACCATCAACCAAGAAGAATTAGAAGAGAATAAAAATAAGATTGTAGAAACCTTAAAAAACTACAAGATAGGTATCGCACAAATTAAGGCTACTATTGGACCAACGGTAACGCTTTACGAGATTGTTCCAGAAGCTGGCGTGCGTATTTCTAAGATTAAAAACTTAGAGGATGATATTGCTTTATCACTTGCAGCTTTAGGAATTCGTATTATCGCCCCTATACCGGGAAAAGGAACTATAGGTATTGAGGTTCCTAACAAGAATGCCACTATTGTATCTATGCGCTCTGTAATTACGTCTAGTAAGTTCCAGAAGGCAGAAATGCAATTGCCTATTGCTTTTGGTAAAACCATTAGTAATGAGACATTCGTTGTCGATTTGGCTAAAATGCCTCACCTCTTAATGGCAGGAGCAACAGGACAAGGTAAGTCTGTTGGTTTAAATGCGGTATTAACCTCATTACTTTATAAGAAGCACCCTGCGGAAGTAAAATTTGTATTGATCGACCCTAAAAAGGTAGAATTAACCCTGTTCAACAAAATAGAACGTCACTATTTAGCAAAATTACCAGATTCTGAAGATGCTATTATAACCGACAATACTAAGGTAATACACACCTTAAACTCGCTTTGTATAGAGATGGACAATCGGTATGAATTGCTTAAAATGGCATTGGTACGTAATATAAAGGAGTATAATGTAAAGTTTAAAGCTAGAAAACTAAACCCTAATGACGGGCATATGTTTCTACCTTATATTGTATTAGTTATTGATGAGTTTGCAGATTTGATTATGACTGCCGGTAAAGAAGTAGAAACTCCTATTGCACGTTTGGCACAACTTGCCCGTGCTATTGGTATTCACTTAATTATTGCCACGCAACGTCCTTCTGTAAACGTTATTACCGGTATTATCAAAGCCAATTTCCCGGCACGTATCGCGTTTAGAGTTACCTCTAAAATAGATTCCCGTACTATTTTAGATGCACAAGGTGCAGACCAACTTATTGGTCGTGGTGACATGTTATACACCCAAGGAAATGATGTGACACGAATTCAGTGTGCTTTTGTTGATACACCTGAAGTTGCTAAGATTGTAGAATTCATAGGCTCTCAGCGCGCATATCCAGATGCACATTTGCTTCCAGAATATGTTGGAGAAGATTCTGGCACAAGTCTTGATAATAACATCACAGATAGAGATGCTTTATTCCGTGAAGCTGCAGAAGTTATTGTAATTGCACAGCAAGGATCGGCATCTTTAATCCAAAGAAAACTAAAATTAGGTTATAATAGAGCCGGTAGAATTATTGATCAATTAGAGGCCGCAGGTATTGTGGGTCCGTTTGAAGGTAGTAAAGCCAGACAGGTATATGTTACAGACATGGCCGCTCTTGAAGTAATTTTTAACAACGAAAAAAAATAA
- the tpx gene encoding thiol peroxidase, with protein sequence MAVVTLKGNKLNTIGSLPAVGTSAPSFTLTKNDLSAADLSQYKGKKVVLNIFPSVDTGTCAQSVRQFNTEASELKDTVVLCISKDLPFAQARFCGAEGLSNVEMLSDFKDGNFGTNYGLSFADGPLAPLLSRSVVVLNEEGNVIYTEQVAETVDEPNYKAALEAIVNA encoded by the coding sequence ATGGCTGTTGTAACATTAAAAGGAAATAAATTAAATACCATAGGAAGTTTGCCTGCAGTAGGCACTTCTGCTCCAAGCTTTACACTTACAAAGAACGATTTATCGGCTGCTGATTTATCGCAATACAAAGGAAAAAAAGTAGTTTTAAATATTTTCCCTAGCGTAGATACAGGAACTTGTGCACAATCTGTTCGTCAGTTTAACACAGAAGCATCCGAACTAAAAGATACGGTTGTGTTATGTATCTCTAAAGATTTGCCCTTTGCGCAAGCGCGTTTTTGTGGTGCAGAAGGCTTGAGTAATGTAGAAATGTTATCTGATTTTAAAGATGGTAATTTTGGAACTAACTATGGTTTATCTTTTGCAGACGGACCATTGGCGCCATTACTTTCTAGATCTGTAGTGGTTTTAAATGAAGAAGGCAATGTAATTTATACAGAGCAAGTAGCAGAAACTGTAGACGAGCCTAATTACAAAGCTGCATTAGAAGCGATAGTAAATGCCTAA
- the lpdA gene encoding dihydrolipoyl dehydrogenase: protein MSLYDVAIIGSGPGGYVAAIRCAQLGMKTAIIEKYSTLGGTCLNVGCIPSKALLDSSHHYEDAIKHFEDHGIEISGDIKLNLEKMISRKQSVVDMTTKGIEFLMDKNKIDVFTGTGSFKDATHITVAKADGTTETIEAKNTIIATGSKPSTLPFIKLDKERVITSTEALKLKEVPKHMIVIGGGVIGLELGQVYKRLGAEVTVVEFMDRIIPGMDGALSKELMKVLKKQKIKFQLSHKVKSVERKGDEVIVKADNKKGEEITFTGDYCLVAVGRHAYTDGLNLEAAGVQLEERGRVAVNEHLQTNVSNIYAIGDVIKGAMLAHKAEEEGTLVAEILAGQKPHIDYNLIPGVVYTWPEVAAVGQTEEQLKEAGIEYKSGSFPMRALGRSRASGDTDGFVKILADKKTDEVLGVHMIGARVADLIAEGVTAMEFRASAEDIARMSHAHPTYAEAVKEAALAATEDRALHV, encoded by the coding sequence ATGAGTTTATACGATGTAGCCATTATTGGTTCAGGTCCAGGTGGATATGTTGCAGCTATTCGCTGTGCGCAATTAGGAATGAAAACTGCAATTATTGAAAAATATAGCACTTTGGGAGGAACTTGCTTAAATGTGGGGTGTATTCCTTCTAAGGCATTATTAGATTCTTCTCATCATTATGAAGATGCTATAAAACATTTTGAAGATCATGGAATTGAAATTTCTGGAGACATTAAACTGAATCTTGAAAAAATGATATCTCGTAAACAAAGTGTTGTTGATATGACAACAAAGGGGATTGAGTTTTTGATGGACAAAAATAAAATTGATGTATTTACGGGTACAGGAAGTTTTAAAGATGCTACGCACATTACGGTAGCTAAAGCAGATGGAACAACAGAAACTATAGAAGCAAAAAATACCATTATTGCAACAGGTTCTAAACCATCAACCTTACCTTTTATTAAGTTAGATAAAGAGCGTGTAATCACCTCTACAGAAGCGCTGAAACTAAAAGAAGTACCAAAGCACATGATTGTTATCGGTGGTGGTGTTATTGGTTTAGAATTAGGGCAAGTTTATAAACGACTAGGGGCAGAAGTTACAGTTGTTGAATTTATGGATCGTATTATTCCAGGAATGGATGGTGCGTTGTCTAAAGAATTAATGAAAGTGCTTAAAAAGCAAAAAATTAAATTCCAACTTTCTCACAAAGTAAAATCTGTAGAACGTAAGGGCGACGAAGTTATCGTAAAAGCGGATAATAAAAAAGGAGAAGAAATTACCTTCACTGGAGATTATTGCTTAGTAGCGGTAGGACGTCATGCCTATACCGATGGGTTAAACCTTGAAGCTGCAGGTGTACAACTAGAAGAAAGAGGACGAGTAGCGGTAAATGAGCATTTACAGACTAATGTTTCTAATATTTATGCTATTGGTGATGTCATTAAAGGAGCTATGCTTGCGCACAAAGCGGAAGAAGAAGGTACTTTAGTTGCTGAAATTTTAGCAGGACAAAAACCTCATATTGATTATAACTTAATTCCGGGGGTTGTTTACACATGGCCAGAGGTTGCAGCAGTAGGACAAACAGAAGAGCAGTTAAAAGAAGCGGGTATTGAGTACAAATCTGGTTCCTTTCCAATGCGTGCTTTAGGACGTTCTAGAGCAAGTGGGGATACCGACGGATTTGTAAAGATTCTTGCGGATAAAAAAACAGATGAAGTTTTAGGGGTTCATATGATTGGGGCTCGTGTAGCAGATTTGATAGCAGAAGGCGTAACCGCTATGGAGTTTAGAGCTTCTGCTGAAGATATCGCTAGAATGAGTCATGCACACCCAACCTATGCGGAAGCGGTGAAAGAAGCGGCGCTTGCAGCCACAGAAGATAGAGCGTTACATGTATAA
- a CDS encoding co-chaperone YbbN, whose translation MILELEQDNLQEIIDQNENVVVQYSATWCGNCRIMKPKFKKEATTNEHITFVLADAEKFPESRKLANVDNLPTFAAFTGGKLKNQVQTNKYDVLKELISEVTSN comes from the coding sequence ATGATTTTAGAATTAGAACAAGATAATTTACAGGAAATTATTGACCAAAATGAAAATGTAGTAGTTCAATATTCTGCTACTTGGTGTGGTAATTGTCGTATCATGAAGCCTAAATTTAAAAAAGAGGCTACAACAAACGAGCATATTACTTTTGTGCTTGCTGATGCAGAGAAATTTCCTGAATCTAGGAAATTAGCCAATGTAGATAATCTTCCAACTTTTGCCGCATTTACAGGCGGAAAATTGAAGAATCAAGTACAAACTAATAAGTATGATGTATTAAAAGAATTGATCAGTGAAGTTACCAGTAATTAA